A stretch of the Candidatus Jettenia sp. AMX2 genome encodes the following:
- a CDS encoding hemolysin family protein, with protein MSSIDFSPVTIVFMLTLFFILLIISAFFSLTETSLFSINKIRLDFLLKQQNRKAISIHNIINEPDRLLSTILTGNNIINTAMTTIGTTVSIYYLGEWGVVAATFLVTALLLLFSETFPKVLATQFPDQLSFRIVKPYEWVRWFLSPIVTFITYITYLSFNLFGIKIEYKRTIFSREEVKHIIRESGETGALVDGEHNLLHKVFELNDRLAKEIMVPRNKIVAINADMEPEKIIRIITEEGYTRYPVYRNCIDNIIGIIHTKTIINILVNNQLFVLEDLIIKPYFVFEEEKISKILKEFKQKELHIAMVRNSRGIISGLIEIKDILKVIFGELREKTVPV; from the coding sequence ATGAGTTCCATAGATTTCTCACCGGTAACGATTGTTTTCATGTTAACCCTGTTTTTTATCCTCCTTATCATCTCTGCCTTCTTTTCACTAACCGAAACATCACTTTTTTCTATCAACAAAATACGGTTGGATTTTTTGCTGAAACAGCAGAACAGGAAAGCCATATCAATCCATAATATTATTAACGAACCAGACAGGCTTCTCAGTACCATCCTCACCGGAAATAATATAATTAATACAGCAATGACTACCATCGGCACAACTGTTTCGATCTATTATCTTGGTGAATGGGGTGTGGTAGCAGCGACATTTCTTGTAACTGCTTTATTACTTCTCTTCAGTGAAACATTCCCAAAAGTACTGGCAACTCAGTTTCCGGACCAATTATCATTCCGGATCGTCAAACCATATGAATGGGTGCGGTGGTTCTTGTCCCCTATTGTTACCTTTATCACTTATATTACCTATCTGTCTTTCAATTTATTCGGTATAAAAATCGAATACAAAAGAACAATTTTCAGCCGCGAGGAGGTAAAACATATCATCAGGGAAAGCGGGGAAACGGGTGCATTGGTAGATGGTGAACATAACCTCCTGCATAAGGTATTTGAATTAAATGACCGTCTTGCTAAAGAAATCATGGTACCAAGAAACAAGATTGTCGCCATAAATGCAGATATGGAACCGGAAAAGATTATCAGAATTATTACAGAAGAAGGTTATACAAGGTATCCGGTATACCGAAATTGTATTGACAACATAATTGGTATAATTCACACAAAAACAATTATCAATATCCTGGTAAATAATCAGCTCTTTGTTCTTGAAGATCTTATCATAAAACCCTATTTCGTCTTCGAGGAAGAAAAAATAAGCAAGATACTCAAAGAATTTAAGCAAAAAGAATTGCATATTGCCATGGTCAGAAACAGCAGGGGAATTATTTCGGGTTTAATTGAAATAAAAGATATTTTGAAAGTTATTTTTGGAGAGTTAAGAGAAAAAACGGTTCCTGTTTAA
- a CDS encoding PTS sugar transporter subunit IIA — MKLSEVLTKERIVINIDGKDKYDLLGRLVTLAKTSNKVTDETDLLQKILEREKIKSTGIGGGIGIPHAQSSGVTDNIACLGVSQQGVEFNAADGKPVYLVFLIAAKEQANSAYLGLLSRIARLLIDESFKQKIIKSASPDDIMNLIIEKEKE; from the coding sequence ATGAAACTCTCAGAGGTATTAACAAAAGAACGTATTGTTATCAATATAGACGGTAAGGATAAATATGATCTCCTGGGAAGGCTGGTAACCCTGGCTAAAACATCAAACAAAGTAACAGATGAAACAGATTTGTTACAAAAGATACTTGAACGGGAGAAAATCAAGAGTACCGGAATTGGTGGTGGAATTGGAATTCCACACGCACAAAGTTCCGGAGTAACGGACAATATTGCATGTCTGGGGGTTTCACAACAGGGAGTCGAGTTCAACGCTGCAGACGGAAAACCGGTTTATCTGGTTTTCTTAATTGCCGCAAAGGAGCAGGCAAATAGTGCATACCTTGGGCTTTTAAGCCGGATAGCCCGTTTGCTCATAGATGAATCATTCAAACAAAAGATCATCAAATCTGCCTCTCCGGATGATATTATGAATCTTATTATAGAAAAAGAAAAAGAATAA
- a CDS encoding undecaprenyl-diphosphate phosphatase has product MTYLEALILAIVEGMTEFLPVSSTGHMVIASTFMGISENTLVKDFNVIIQFGAILSVVVLYWRKFFTSFRLYPKLAFAFLPAAVFGVLFSSNIDSLLSNIWVVITALFLGGIILVFVDKWFKHANEVKEQEVSWSQSLKIGFFQCLAMIPGVSRSAASIIGGMGTGLNRRTAAEFSFLLAVPTMLGATTKKLMDSYTVIQPYDIKILLFGSFVAFIVAMVAIKALLNFLKQYGFKWFGYYRILLSMVLAIITILVEIRL; this is encoded by the coding sequence ATGACCTATTTGGAAGCCTTAATCCTTGCCATCGTCGAGGGAATGACTGAATTTTTGCCTGTTTCATCAACCGGCCATATGGTCATTGCTTCCACATTTATGGGTATCAGTGAAAATACGCTGGTAAAGGATTTTAACGTTATAATCCAGTTCGGCGCCATCCTGTCCGTGGTAGTACTCTACTGGCGTAAATTTTTTACCTCTTTTCGCCTTTACCCGAAACTGGCATTTGCATTTCTCCCTGCCGCAGTTTTCGGAGTTTTATTCAGCAGTAATATTGATAGTCTGCTATCAAATATCTGGGTAGTAATTACAGCACTTTTTTTGGGAGGCATCATTCTGGTTTTTGTAGATAAATGGTTCAAACATGCCAATGAGGTAAAAGAGCAGGAAGTATCCTGGAGCCAGAGCCTCAAAATAGGATTTTTTCAATGTCTTGCAATGATTCCCGGGGTGTCACGATCGGCAGCTTCAATCATTGGTGGAATGGGTACAGGACTTAACCGCAGAACTGCAGCAGAATTTTCCTTTTTACTGGCAGTACCAACCATGCTGGGCGCCACGACAAAAAAACTCATGGATTCTTATACAGTCATTCAGCCGTATGATATAAAAATCCTGTTATTTGGAAGTTTTGTGGCATTTATTGTGGCGATGGTTGCCATAAAAGCCTTGTTAAATTTTCTGAAACAGTACGGTTTCAAATGGTTTGGGTACTATCGTATCCTCCTTAGTATGGTACTGGCCATTATTACCATTCTTGTGGAAATACGGCTATAA
- a CDS encoding class I SAM-dependent rRNA methyltransferase, with protein MKHHLQLLTEERTNKSALPGGDGECVNIRKPYLLDYSKPSMKLPVISLKAKRNSLHPWIFNRMIRHPQKRLKPGTLVEVVSKEGAFLGRGIYNFNSNIGIRLLTENISEHLDKEFFFKKLEQAKELREEILSIHRTSDCYRLIHGEADGLSGLIIDKFADVFVIEPYSAGYLEIMDWIVSSLQTLYPGTKIMVRPDERNAAKEGVDFSRIALDYPGPDIVEIKEHQLRMKVNLKTGHKTGFFLDQRDNRLLLSQYCTDREVLDCFCYTGGFAISAMLRGAKSAVGLDLDEEALKVAQENAQKNLVKVIFRHVNVFDYLRAMIQKNEKTDVMILDPAKLAGSKEEIGRAYRTYGDINRLGMQTIRPGGILLTCSCSGLVSEREFLSILTRSAAEAGVILQIFRVAGTSPDHPFSSIFPEGRYLKAVFARVFPYGKME; from the coding sequence ATGAAACACCACCTGCAACTCTTAACTGAAGAGAGAACAAACAAGTCCGCTCTACCGGGAGGAGATGGCGAGTGCGTTAATATTAGAAAACCTTATTTATTGGACTATAGTAAACCATCGATGAAATTACCGGTCATTTCATTAAAGGCAAAAAGGAATTCCCTCCATCCCTGGATATTTAACCGGATGATTCGTCATCCCCAAAAGCGCTTAAAACCTGGTACATTAGTAGAGGTTGTCTCCAAAGAAGGAGCATTTCTCGGCAGGGGTATCTATAATTTTAACAGTAATATCGGGATCCGTCTGTTAACTGAAAATATCTCAGAGCATTTAGATAAGGAATTTTTTTTCAAAAAGCTTGAACAGGCCAAGGAGCTTCGTGAAGAAATTCTGAGTATACACAGGACTTCGGATTGCTACCGTCTGATACATGGAGAAGCCGACGGTCTTTCCGGTCTGATTATTGATAAATTTGCAGACGTATTTGTTATAGAACCGTATTCTGCCGGTTATCTTGAAATAATGGACTGGATTGTATCATCCCTGCAAACCCTCTATCCGGGGACAAAGATTATGGTTCGCCCTGATGAACGGAACGCAGCAAAGGAAGGCGTGGATTTTTCAAGGATTGCACTTGACTACCCCGGCCCGGATATCGTTGAGATCAAAGAGCATCAGTTACGAATGAAGGTAAATCTCAAAACGGGACATAAAACAGGCTTTTTTCTTGATCAGCGTGATAATCGCTTACTCTTGTCACAATACTGCACGGATAGAGAAGTACTCGATTGTTTTTGCTATACAGGAGGATTTGCCATCTCGGCAATGCTGAGGGGGGCAAAATCTGCTGTCGGTCTGGATTTAGATGAAGAAGCGCTGAAAGTGGCACAGGAAAATGCCCAAAAAAACTTGGTAAAGGTAATTTTCAGGCATGTCAACGTATTTGATTATTTGCGGGCAATGATTCAGAAAAACGAAAAAACCGATGTTATGATTCTTGATCCCGCAAAACTTGCAGGCAGTAAGGAAGAGATCGGGAGGGCTTACCGGACTTACGGGGATATCAACCGTCTTGGTATGCAAACCATCAGGCCGGGAGGCATACTGTTAACCTGTTCCTGCTCAGGTCTTGTTTCGGAACGGGAATTCCTCTCCATACTAACCCGTTCAGCCGCAGAGGCAGGGGTTATATTGCAAATTTTCAGGGTTGCCGGCACATCACCTGATCACCCCTTTTCTTCCATTTTTCCGGAAGGGCGATATCTCAAGGCTGTCTTTGCCAGGGTTTTCCCTTACGGAAAGATGGAATAG